TTAAAACGATTTTCGAAATCTGTCCCTCATGAATACTTAAGAGAAGAATTTCATATTCCTAAAAAATGTATAGTGATTGGAAATGTGGCAGCTCTTGTCGATCACAAAGACCAAGAAACTTTACTCAATGCCATAGCGAAGATGAGAACAAACACAGACTTTCGCCTTATGATTGTAGGTGATGGGAAACTGGAAAACAAACTCAAAACCCAAGCAGAACAATTAGGAATAACTGACAAAGTGATATTTACCGGTTATCGTAAAGATATCCCTGCTTTACTTTCTTTATTTAATATCTTTACACTCACATCCAAAGAAGAAGGACTTGGCACCTCTGTTTTAGATGCTATGGCCTCAGCACTTCCGATTGTTGCTACCAATGGTGGTGGAATTGGCGAAATGTTAGATCATAACGAAGGGGCTTATGTTTGTTCGGTGGGAGATGCAGAGAACATTGCAATAGGTTTAGACAAACTGGTTGGTTCCGAAGAATTGCGATCCAAGTTCGGATCTTTTAACAAAACTTCAGTCAAACGATTTTCTGTCACCAAAACAGTTGAAAAAACAAAACTAAT
The genomic region above belongs to Leptospira terpstrae serovar Hualin str. LT 11-33 = ATCC 700639 and contains:
- a CDS encoding glycosyltransferase — translated: MILHINTSREWRGGEQQLYYLVQGLTTFKIPQIVVGQPGSPLETKCKENGYEFVPIEMRGEWDRSAYKNIRSLCISKKIKLIHTHTAHAHTLALLAKRKHLNIPLIVSRRVDFKPKTSFFSRWKYQHLANDCYLPVSQKIKEVMMESKIAPERIITVYSGIDLKRFSKSVPHEYLREEFHIPKKCIVIGNVAALVDHKDQETLLNAIAKMRTNTDFRLMIVGDGKLENKLKTQAEQLGITDKVIFTGYRKDIPALLSLFNIFTLTSKEEGLGTSVLDAMASALPIVATNGGGIGEMLDHNEGAYVCSVGDAENIAIGLDKLVGSEELRSKFGSFNKTSVKRFSVTKTVEKTKLIYYSFLGDALYGEGT